The proteins below are encoded in one region of Passer domesticus isolate bPasDom1 chromosome 22, bPasDom1.hap1, whole genome shotgun sequence:
- the LOC135285327 gene encoding forkhead box protein L1-like produces the protein MAETEPGEWRAAGTGPGTGTGTEGITEYITELGTECITERITGTGTEGITECITERGAECIAEPGSGPGTAGWPQRPRYSFVALITMAIRASPGQRLPLSGIYAYIAERFPFYRGAGRQWQNSVRHNLSLNPCFRRLPCRRGRSGEWALDPAFQDMFPEGNYGRRRRRRRPSASPAPPPGIAPRPGVGSVPGVGSVPGVGSVPGVGTVPGVGSVPGVGSVPGVGTVPGMGSVPGMGSVPGVGSVPGVGTVPGVGSVPGVGSPLEMSSSPGMASSPRMASPPGMGSVPGVASLPGLASLPGMGSSPGMVSLLGVASSPGVALSPGIPPGPAAPWLPPPPGMLAEPPQLPELRPGPAAPWPPGPWAALVLPRRCPGPPPPLPAWAPVTGDRGARLSPAFR, from the coding sequence ATGGCCGAGACGGAGCCCGGCGAATGGAGGGCGGCAGGCACCGGGCCGGGCACCGGGACGGGCACCGAGGGCATCACCGAATACATCACCGAGCTGGGCACCGAGTGCATCACCGAGCGCATCACCGGGACGGGCACCGAGGGTATTACCGAATGCATCACCGAACGGGGAGCCGAGTGCATCGCGGAGCCGGGCAGCGGGCCGGGCACGGCGGGGTGGCCGCAGAGGCCTCGCTACTCGTTCGTGGCGCTGATCACCATGGCCATCcgggccagccccgggcagcggCTGCCCCTGAGCGGCATCTACGCCTACATCGCGGAGCGCTTCCCCTTCTACCGCGGCGCCGGCCGCCAGTGGCAGAACAGCGTCCGCCACAACCTCAGCCTCAACCCCTGCTTCCGACGGCTGCCCTGCCGCCGCGGCCGCTCCGGAGAGTGGGCGCTGGACCCCGCTTTCCAGGACATGTTCCCGGAGGGGAATtacggccgccgccgccgccgccgccgcccgtcCGCATCGCCCGCGCCGCCCCCCGGCATCGCACCGCGCCCCGGGGTGGGCTCGGTACCCGGGGTGGGCTCGGTACCCGGGGTGGGCTCGGTACCCGGGGTGGGCACGGTACCCGGGGTGGGCTCGGTACCCGGGGTGGGCTCGGTACCCGGGGTGGGCACGGTACCCGGGATGGGCTCGGTACCCGGGATGGGCTCGGTACCCGGGGTGGGCTCGGTACCCGGGGTGGGCACGGTACCCGGGGTGGGCTCGGTACCCGGGGTGGGCTCGCCCCTCGAGATGAGCTCATCCCCCGGGATGGCCTCGTCCCCCAGGATGGCCTCACCCCCCGGGATGGGCTCGGTACCCGGGGTGGCATCGCTCCCCGGGCTGGCATCTCTCCCCGGGATGGGCTCGTCCCCCGGGATGGTCTCGCTCCTCGGGGTGGCCTCATCCCCCGGAGTGGCCTTGTCCCCCGGGATccccccgggccccgccgctccctggctcccgccgccccccgggATGCTCGCCGAGCCCCCGCAGCTCCCCGAGCTccgcccgggccccgccgctccgTGGCcgccggggccctgggcagcgCTGGTGCtgccccgccgctgcccggggccgccgccgccgctgccggcctGGGCGCCGGTGACCGGAGACCGCGGGGCCCGGCTGTCGCCCGCCTTCCGCTGa